A genomic stretch from Natronomonas gomsonensis includes:
- a CDS encoding acyl-CoA dehydrogenase family protein: MVDFTPSNEISLMLQSLDDFHEAEIAPLLEDHRDLLTPDYNRLDPDGRLKDEAVDLVETVRRRSGEAGFYGVTMPESVGGSDVSTVELVQLIMRLYSTGLGLNMHVIEGAPGPHRNLLELNESLQEEYLIPTVEGKQSGCFALTESSSGSDATDMETTAERDGNEWVINGNKMWITNSPYADYGQIFAETDSDAEGARGISAFLFDTDNPGFSVERMNETILNDGMQAEISFNDCRVPDSHLIGEPDEGFYLAMRFLNMGRIRIAARCVGLMSFLQDLVVEYANQRESWGKPIGKRQHVRRMVANIATWKETLESLVLRTAWLIDQGEDPAKQASMAKYYGTEKLFSAGDNAVQVFGANGLTHDYPIQRIFRYARLMRIPEGTSEIQQETIAREVGL, encoded by the coding sequence ATGGTCGATTTTACCCCCAGTAACGAGATTAGCCTGATGCTACAGAGTCTCGATGACTTCCACGAAGCCGAGATCGCACCACTCCTTGAGGACCACCGTGACCTGCTCACTCCCGACTACAACCGCCTCGATCCCGACGGCCGGCTGAAAGACGAGGCCGTCGATCTTGTCGAGACAGTCCGCCGTCGCTCGGGAGAGGCCGGATTCTACGGCGTCACCATGCCGGAGTCTGTCGGCGGGAGCGACGTGAGCACCGTCGAACTGGTCCAGCTCATCATGCGGCTCTACTCGACTGGCCTAGGTCTCAACATGCACGTTATCGAGGGGGCCCCTGGTCCTCATCGCAACCTTCTCGAACTCAATGAATCCCTCCAAGAGGAGTACCTCATACCGACAGTCGAGGGCAAGCAGAGCGGTTGTTTTGCGCTGACTGAAAGTTCCTCCGGGTCTGACGCCACCGATATGGAAACTACCGCCGAACGCGACGGTAACGAATGGGTCATCAACGGCAACAAGATGTGGATTACCAACAGCCCTTACGCTGATTACGGACAGATCTTCGCCGAGACCGACTCCGATGCCGAGGGTGCACGCGGTATCTCCGCGTTCCTCTTCGACACAGACAATCCAGGGTTCTCGGTCGAACGGATGAACGAGACCATCCTGAATGACGGGATGCAGGCCGAGATTTCGTTCAACGACTGTCGCGTGCCCGACTCGCACCTCATCGGCGAACCAGACGAAGGGTTCTACCTAGCGATGCGGTTTCTGAACATGGGTCGGATCCGTATCGCAGCCCGATGTGTCGGGCTCATGTCGTTCCTGCAGGACTTGGTTGTCGAGTACGCGAACCAGCGTGAGAGCTGGGGGAAGCCAATTGGAAAGCGCCAGCACGTCCGCCGGATGGTGGCGAATATTGCCACTTGGAAGGAAACACTCGAGAGTCTCGTCCTCCGGACGGCTTGGCTCATCGACCAAGGAGAGGATCCCGCCAAACAGGCCTCGATGGCGAAGTACTATGGCACCGAGAAGTTGTTCTCGGCTGGGGACAACGCAGTCCAAGTGTTCGGCGCGAACGGCCTGACTCACGACTACCCTATCCAACGCATCTTCCGCTACGCACGCTTGATGCGCATTCCGGAAGGTACGTCCGAGATTCAGCAGGAGACCATCGCTAGGGAGGTCGGTCTGTGA
- a CDS encoding acyl-CoA synthetase — MTDYDLRVLEEGAYEEIYGEFEWDVPETHNLAVDVCDRWADARSKVALHWEDSEGAVESYTFAGLARRSNQFANALRARGVDRGDVVAVFVPTLPEAIVAMLGTLKLGAICMPLYHLFGPDGLSPRLEAAEPVEIVTDTGGLEKLRQATDVPENVILVRSNDPESHTTTTDFDAALSAQARTFEPVATDPTDPAILFYTSGTTGDPKGVLQPHQYSIGQRYVGQYMRDYTPEDVLWHSGDLAWAGGFANLVEAWTLGMPMLKYRGKFEARKALQLLEAYGVTLFVTAPTALRAMMDVPNAEIADYDLNLRLVAAGGERVTPDLLEWTEETFDVFATVGWGQTECYGVGYPPLGADRDRELGALGRPLPGFEATILDEAGNELPPGEVGEMAINRNSNPCLFCEYFDDPEATAAVTEGRWHRTGDVAIVDEDGFFWFWGRDDDVIISSGYRISPAEVESSLNAHPAVFEAAVIGIPDEERTNVPKAFIQLVDDTEESDDLRREIQTHVKDELAKFQYPREISFIAELPKTITGKIERNTLRKREHDQ, encoded by the coding sequence GTGACCGATTACGACCTCCGCGTCCTCGAAGAAGGCGCTTACGAGGAGATTTACGGAGAGTTCGAGTGGGACGTTCCGGAGACGCACAACCTCGCTGTCGACGTCTGTGATCGCTGGGCCGACGCCCGCTCAAAGGTCGCGCTCCACTGGGAGGACAGCGAAGGAGCCGTCGAGTCGTACACGTTCGCCGGCCTCGCCCGACGGTCGAACCAGTTCGCCAACGCGTTGCGAGCGCGTGGCGTCGACCGCGGTGATGTCGTCGCGGTGTTCGTCCCGACACTCCCCGAAGCGATCGTGGCGATGCTGGGAACCCTAAAACTCGGTGCCATCTGCATGCCACTGTACCATTTGTTCGGTCCTGATGGCCTCTCACCGCGTCTTGAGGCAGCCGAACCGGTAGAAATCGTCACGGACACCGGCGGGCTGGAGAAACTGAGACAGGCCACCGATGTTCCGGAGAACGTGATCTTAGTCCGGAGCAACGATCCTGAGAGCCACACCACCACGACAGACTTCGATGCGGCGCTCTCGGCCCAAGCGCGGACCTTCGAACCGGTCGCCACCGATCCGACAGACCCCGCGATCCTGTTCTACACATCGGGAACGACCGGCGACCCGAAGGGCGTCCTTCAGCCACACCAGTACTCGATCGGCCAGCGGTACGTCGGCCAGTACATGCGAGATTACACGCCCGAGGACGTCCTCTGGCACAGTGGTGACTTGGCGTGGGCCGGCGGGTTCGCCAACCTCGTCGAGGCGTGGACACTCGGCATGCCGATGCTGAAGTATCGTGGCAAATTCGAGGCGCGGAAAGCGCTCCAGTTACTCGAGGCCTACGGTGTGACGTTGTTCGTCACCGCCCCGACCGCGTTACGTGCGATGATGGATGTCCCGAATGCCGAAATAGCTGACTACGACCTCAACCTGCGGCTGGTGGCAGCCGGCGGCGAGCGGGTGACACCTGACCTCCTCGAATGGACCGAGGAAACTTTCGATGTCTTCGCCACAGTTGGGTGGGGACAGACCGAGTGTTACGGCGTCGGCTACCCCCCTCTTGGTGCTGACCGCGACCGGGAGCTCGGCGCGCTCGGCCGACCTCTCCCCGGGTTTGAGGCGACTATTCTCGACGAGGCAGGGAACGAACTGCCGCCCGGCGAGGTCGGCGAGATGGCTATCAATCGTAACTCGAACCCCTGCCTGTTCTGCGAGTACTTCGACGACCCGGAAGCGACCGCTGCGGTCACCGAGGGCCGCTGGCACCGGACCGGCGATGTCGCCATCGTCGACGAAGATGGGTTCTTCTGGTTCTGGGGTCGGGACGACGACGTAATCATCAGCTCGGGCTACCGCATCAGCCCGGCTGAAGTCGAGTCGTCGTTGAACGCCCACCCGGCCGTCTTCGAGGCTGCGGTCATCGGTATCCCCGACGAGGAACGAACGAACGTCCCGAAGGCGTTCATCCAACTCGTCGACGATACCGAAGAGAGTGACGACCTCAGACGGGAGATACAGACACACGTCAAGGACGAACTCGCAAAATTCCAGTACCCTCGCGAGATATCTTTCATAGCCGAGTTGCCGAAGACCATCACTGGGAAAATAGAACGGAACACTCTCCGTAAACGTGAGCACGACCAGTGA
- a CDS encoding citryl-CoA lyase has translation MSSPSLPTNIATADEQNITVRGRDLTREMMGETSFGEFFYLHLTGEMPTESELRIFDTLLITVVEHGVTPSVIAARLTYDSAPEAVQGAVASGLLGAGSTFLGSMENAAEMVQEGVKRTANGEDATAVALEMVEKRERLPGFGHPLHEPTDPRTDALFELLEKEGFDGDYLAFMRAVQAATEEVYGTELLINATGAIGVGISELGLDPIVGRGIALVARSAGLVGHLNEEIEQPMARDIWAVVEDNVEYQS, from the coding sequence ATGTCATCACCGTCGTTACCGACGAATATCGCAACAGCTGATGAGCAAAACATCACGGTAAGAGGCCGAGACCTCACTCGCGAAATGATGGGCGAGACGAGTTTCGGCGAATTCTTTTACCTCCACTTGACTGGGGAGATGCCGACGGAATCGGAGCTTCGGATCTTCGATACGCTACTCATTACCGTCGTCGAACATGGTGTGACCCCGAGCGTCATCGCAGCGCGGTTGACCTATGACTCCGCGCCCGAGGCGGTACAAGGCGCCGTCGCGAGCGGGCTGCTGGGTGCCGGTAGTACCTTCCTTGGGTCGATGGAGAATGCGGCGGAGATGGTCCAAGAGGGCGTCAAACGGACGGCGAACGGTGAAGATGCGACTGCTGTCGCACTAGAGATGGTTGAGAAGCGCGAACGCCTGCCCGGTTTCGGGCATCCGCTGCACGAACCCACTGACCCTCGGACCGATGCCCTGTTCGAACTGCTTGAAAAAGAAGGGTTCGACGGTGATTATCTCGCGTTCATGCGAGCGGTTCAAGCCGCAACCGAAGAAGTGTACGGAACTGAACTCCTCATCAACGCGACCGGTGCTATCGGGGTCGGTATTTCGGAACTCGGCCTTGACCCAATCGTTGGACGTGGTATCGCCCTCGTAGCCCGCTCGGCGGGCCTCGTCGGGCACCTGAACGAGGAGATAGAACAGCCAATGGCTCGGGACATCTGGGCCGTCGTAGAGGATAACGTGGAGTACCAGTCATGA
- a CDS encoding SDR family NAD(P)-dependent oxidoreductase produces MIEDKVIIVTGAASGLGRATAMQLADLGATVVVCDLGAKPHGKASDIGPVEEAAEEVRERGGEAMVSFGDVTDEKYVSGMVEEVYDEYGRIDGAVNYAGFLRDDMSFNMPLENWKAVLDVHLTGHFLLLKHLGAHWREQYKADNIDSQRSFLAVSSASARGSASQINYSAAKAGVLGLTRTGARDLHRYDVRVNAMMPAAFTRMLDANVPEEILEKFPKDSLGPEKVAPLPAVLMSDGAEDITGWTFAMGGDTIYTVTDPEFDRTNTMKGGWTPDALADALEDLIDGQPRAKTDPGGLLSKIVE; encoded by the coding sequence ATGATAGAAGACAAAGTCATCATCGTCACCGGTGCAGCGAGCGGTCTTGGACGCGCAACCGCGATGCAATTGGCCGATCTCGGCGCAACTGTCGTGGTCTGTGACCTTGGGGCCAAGCCACACGGGAAAGCCTCCGATATCGGGCCAGTAGAAGAGGCGGCCGAGGAGGTCCGTGAGCGAGGCGGTGAAGCGATGGTGAGTTTCGGCGACGTCACCGACGAGAAGTACGTCTCCGGGATGGTCGAAGAGGTGTACGATGAGTACGGCCGCATCGATGGCGCGGTCAATTACGCTGGCTTCCTCCGGGACGACATGTCGTTCAACATGCCTTTGGAGAACTGGAAGGCGGTGCTTGATGTTCATCTGACAGGACACTTCCTCCTCCTCAAGCACCTCGGAGCCCACTGGCGCGAGCAGTATAAGGCTGACAATATCGACAGCCAGCGATCGTTCCTCGCGGTTTCCTCAGCATCTGCACGGGGGAGCGCCTCACAGATCAATTACTCCGCAGCGAAGGCGGGAGTCCTCGGATTGACCCGGACGGGCGCACGTGACCTCCACCGCTACGACGTGCGAGTGAACGCTATGATGCCCGCCGCATTCACCCGAATGCTGGACGCGAACGTCCCCGAGGAGATACTGGAGAAGTTCCCGAAGGACTCACTCGGCCCAGAGAAGGTCGCGCCGCTGCCAGCGGTCTTGATGTCCGATGGAGCCGAAGACATCACTGGCTGGACATTCGCAATGGGCGGCGATACCATCTACACGGTCACCGATCCCGAGTTCGACCGGACAAACACCATGAAGGGTGGCTGGACGCCAGACGCGCTTGCGGATGCCCTCGAGGACCTCATTGACGGCCAGCCTCGAGCGAAAACAGACCCTGGCGGCCTCCTGAGCAAAATTGTCGAGTGA
- a CDS encoding acetyl-CoA hydrolase/transferase C-terminal domain-containing protein, which produces MTSWSNMDRVGGDVPELSAAAAAEAISDDATMTVSGFGSVGYPKAVPLALANSGRDLSLTVISGGSVGEEIDTALVESGAIARRFPYQSTSIARDAVNTGNIALHDRHIGSLADEIVFEELASPDVAVVEAVAVGEDWLIPTTSVGHTPAYVEQADNLVVEVNAVQPRNLARFHDIYRPAMPPQREPIPLMGPGERIGDPKIRFDPEKLVGVVRTDHRDSPYSFRTPTDEDQAIAANFRSFLTDELERNPVFAETVRLQFGVGSLGNALMSELAADNFGDRSVSYYGEVIQDGLLDLLADGDLTVASATTLALSAEGQDRLFENIDTFAENVVLRPADVSNAAETIKRMGVFAVNSALEVDLYGHVNSTHVDGSHLINGIGGSNDYNRHAAVSVVALPSTASDGAISRVVPMAPHVDHTEHDVSAVITEQGIADLRGLSPRERAVELIENCAHPDYRAELSRYYEQSRKQGGHMPHDLSAAFDWTTGDS; this is translated from the coding sequence ATGACTAGCTGGTCGAATATGGACCGTGTCGGCGGAGACGTACCCGAGCTATCGGCGGCAGCAGCAGCTGAGGCTATCTCTGATGACGCGACGATGACCGTCAGCGGGTTTGGAAGCGTCGGGTACCCGAAAGCAGTGCCCCTAGCGCTGGCGAACAGCGGAAGGGACCTGTCACTCACTGTCATCAGTGGAGGGAGCGTTGGCGAAGAGATCGATACAGCACTGGTTGAATCTGGAGCCATCGCTCGTCGTTTTCCGTACCAATCGACTAGCATCGCGCGCGATGCGGTCAACACAGGGAATATCGCACTCCATGACCGGCACATCGGTAGTCTGGCGGACGAAATCGTGTTTGAGGAACTCGCCAGCCCAGACGTAGCTGTGGTCGAAGCCGTTGCTGTCGGAGAAGACTGGCTTATCCCGACTACATCGGTTGGACACACCCCTGCATACGTCGAACAGGCCGACAACCTGGTCGTTGAGGTGAACGCCGTACAACCACGTAATCTCGCGCGATTCCACGACATCTACCGGCCCGCGATGCCACCGCAGCGCGAGCCAATACCTCTCATGGGCCCCGGAGAGCGCATCGGCGACCCGAAGATACGGTTCGACCCCGAGAAGCTCGTCGGTGTCGTGCGAACTGACCACCGAGACTCACCGTACTCGTTCAGAACGCCGACGGATGAGGACCAAGCGATTGCGGCCAACTTCCGGTCGTTTCTCACTGACGAACTGGAGCGCAATCCGGTGTTTGCGGAGACGGTCCGGTTGCAGTTCGGGGTTGGGAGCCTTGGGAACGCCCTCATGAGTGAACTCGCCGCCGACAACTTCGGCGACCGGTCAGTCTCGTACTACGGAGAGGTCATCCAAGACGGATTGCTCGACCTCCTCGCGGACGGTGACCTGACGGTCGCAAGCGCAACCACACTCGCCCTCTCGGCGGAGGGTCAGGACCGATTGTTCGAGAATATCGACACCTTCGCCGAGAACGTCGTTCTCAGGCCTGCTGATGTCTCGAACGCGGCGGAGACTATCAAACGCATGGGCGTGTTCGCGGTCAATAGCGCCCTTGAGGTCGACCTCTATGGACATGTCAACTCGACACACGTCGATGGGAGCCACCTCATCAACGGCATCGGTGGAAGTAACGACTACAACCGCCACGCCGCTGTCTCTGTCGTCGCGCTCCCGTCGACAGCCAGTGACGGGGCAATCTCGCGCGTGGTGCCGATGGCACCCCACGTCGACCACACTGAACACGACGTTTCGGCGGTTATCACCGAGCAAGGTATCGCCGATCTCCGCGGGCTTTCTCCGCGTGAGCGAGCGGTTGAGCTCATCGAGAACTGCGCACACCCAGACTACCGTGCCGAACTCTCCCGGTACTACGAACAGTCCCGGAAGCAGGGCGGTCACATGCCACACGACCTTTCGGCGGCGTTCGACTGGACGACAGGGGACTCCTGA
- a CDS encoding MaoC family dehydratase: protein MVGNSETPQPERTLRSGWQGRYYEDFEIGDIYKHPYGRTVTETDDVWVTNITMNLNPMHFNEAYAAETEFGERLVNGLFVISLAVGMSVIDVSMNATANLGYDNVRHHAPVFHGDTLFVESEVIDKRESDSRDHVGIVTTELRAYNQEDTKVLSLNRTGMLLKRVHAQPSAECPPGWPEGIGTTEEELAQDD from the coding sequence ATGGTCGGAAATTCAGAAACCCCCCAGCCAGAGCGTACTCTCCGGTCTGGATGGCAGGGCAGGTACTACGAAGATTTCGAGATCGGAGACATCTACAAACATCCGTACGGACGGACGGTTACTGAAACCGACGATGTCTGGGTGACAAACATTACGATGAACCTCAATCCAATGCATTTCAACGAGGCTTACGCAGCGGAGACAGAGTTCGGAGAGCGCCTCGTCAACGGGTTGTTCGTCATCTCACTTGCCGTGGGGATGAGCGTTATTGATGTCTCGATGAATGCGACAGCGAACCTAGGGTACGACAACGTTCGTCACCATGCGCCAGTATTCCACGGGGATACGCTCTTCGTGGAGAGCGAGGTCATAGACAAACGAGAGAGCGACTCCCGTGACCACGTGGGAATCGTAACGACTGAACTTCGCGCCTATAACCAAGAGGACACGAAGGTTCTCTCGTTGAATCGGACCGGCATGTTGTTGAAGCGGGTGCACGCACAGCCGTCGGCCGAGTGTCCACCCGGGTGGCCCGAGGGCATTGGAACGACCGAGGAGGAACTAGCTCAAGATGACTAG
- a CDS encoding LLM class flavin-dependent oxidoreductase: MDLGIYDLTQYDAAESQAEVWQVIRDVAILVDESGFDSLWFGEHHVTPEDQYIQAPIALAAAAEVTSNVRLGAGSMLLPLHNPVHAAELAASIDVISDGRLVLACGLGYRDAEFDVFGVDKSTRVGRLEEGIEVMRRVWTEDHVDYDGRMFQFEDVTINPKPVQNPHPPLLVAGYVDAAGERAARIGDSWYFGNLASREELARQFAVYRNAVAEHGREDETFTPPVMREGYVLPDEDEAFETVRPYLQSKFESYAGWGLDGVDIEDDFRDAAESRFLIGSPETVLEQIKRYHDLGVEEITLRVQFPGMDPADARRSIETIADEVLPHLP, translated from the coding sequence ATGGATTTGGGGATCTACGATTTAACCCAGTACGACGCCGCAGAATCACAGGCGGAAGTCTGGCAGGTTATCAGAGATGTGGCTATATTGGTAGACGAAAGCGGCTTTGACTCGCTGTGGTTTGGGGAGCATCACGTGACTCCCGAGGACCAGTACATCCAGGCACCTATTGCATTGGCCGCCGCTGCTGAAGTGACGAGCAACGTCAGGCTCGGTGCCGGTTCGATGCTGTTACCGCTACACAACCCCGTCCACGCAGCAGAACTCGCCGCCTCTATCGATGTGATAAGCGACGGTCGACTGGTACTCGCGTGTGGGCTGGGATACCGGGACGCAGAGTTCGACGTCTTCGGCGTCGACAAATCGACCCGCGTCGGGCGACTGGAGGAAGGCATCGAGGTTATGCGCCGGGTCTGGACGGAGGACCACGTAGACTACGACGGACGCATGTTTCAGTTTGAGGACGTCACCATCAACCCAAAGCCTGTCCAAAACCCTCACCCACCACTCCTCGTCGCGGGATACGTCGATGCAGCCGGCGAGCGGGCCGCCCGCATCGGTGACTCTTGGTACTTCGGAAACTTAGCGAGCCGCGAGGAACTAGCCCGCCAGTTCGCGGTGTATCGAAACGCCGTCGCGGAGCACGGCCGCGAGGACGAGACGTTCACGCCGCCGGTGATGCGCGAGGGCTACGTGCTCCCGGATGAGGACGAGGCGTTCGAGACCGTCAGGCCTTACCTCCAGTCGAAGTTCGAGAGCTACGCTGGTTGGGGGCTAGATGGGGTCGACATCGAGGACGACTTCCGTGACGCCGCCGAGAGCCGCTTCCTCATCGGGTCGCCTGAAACCGTCCTTGAACAAATAAAAAGATACCACGATCTCGGTGTCGAAGAGATTACCCTGCGGGTTCAGTTCCCGGGCATGGACCCCGCGGATGCTAGGCGCAGCATCGAAACTATCGCAGACGAAGTGCTCCCCCACCTTCCCTGA
- a CDS encoding archaea-specific SMC-related protein translates to MNTEQAESKGVLSVSNIGGIDETELTVESGITILSGRNATNRTSLLQSIMAALGSDNASIKADADEAHVELDIGGETYTRTLQRRNGTIQTSGDPYLEDPTVADLFAFLLESNETRRAVVTDANLRDIIMRPVDTDEIQSEIDQLLDERRQLSDELDELDSLKNRLPSLEEERTQLQNQIEEKQAELEDLEADIEQRDADVEQSRDDKAELENTLEDLRSKRSDLENARYELETEEDSLESLQTEKQEVEDDYENLPETPAGDLDEIESKIDQLRAEKQSLESEVNELQSVIGFNQDLLEDAGNGTFDALQTSAESEEVTDELLPDDTVTCWTCGSDVEADQIETTVEKLQDLSKDTVSDINDLDAELDDLKEQRRERQDQQRTRERLERRQRELESEIEDTEDRIETLAERRDDLREEIKTVEEEVDELEDESNEELLELHKEANQLEYDLGSLESDLERVEDNISSIEERLDEESDLESRREDINDEIEELRTKIERIEQQAIEGFNEHMDTVLETLDYQNIARIWLERTEQEVREGRRKVTKSVFELHIIRQTESGTTYEDSITNLSESEREVTGLIFALAGYLAHEVYETVPFMLLDSLEAIDSDRISRLVDYFAGYSDFLVVALLTEDAQALDDSYHRITEI, encoded by the coding sequence ATGAATACAGAACAAGCCGAATCGAAAGGAGTGCTTTCCGTTAGTAATATCGGTGGAATCGACGAAACGGAACTCACAGTCGAATCGGGTATCACTATACTCTCAGGCCGAAATGCCACCAACAGAACCTCGCTGCTACAATCGATTATGGCAGCCCTCGGCAGCGACAACGCCTCTATCAAGGCTGACGCCGACGAAGCACACGTCGAACTCGACATCGGCGGAGAAACCTACACGCGGACGCTCCAGCGCCGAAACGGCACGATTCAAACCAGTGGTGACCCGTACCTCGAAGACCCAACCGTCGCAGACCTGTTCGCGTTTCTCTTAGAATCTAACGAGACCCGGCGGGCCGTCGTCACTGACGCAAACCTCCGTGACATCATCATGCGACCGGTCGACACCGACGAAATCCAATCGGAAATCGACCAACTCCTCGACGAACGACGGCAACTCTCCGACGAACTCGACGAACTCGACTCGCTCAAAAATCGACTGCCGTCGCTCGAAGAAGAACGGACCCAATTGCAAAACCAAATCGAGGAAAAACAAGCTGAACTCGAAGACCTCGAAGCCGACATCGAACAACGAGACGCCGACGTCGAACAGAGCCGCGACGACAAAGCCGAACTCGAAAACACGCTCGAAGACCTCCGCTCGAAACGCTCGGACCTCGAAAACGCCCGATACGAACTTGAAACCGAAGAAGACAGCCTCGAATCGCTTCAGACGGAGAAACAGGAAGTCGAAGACGACTACGAGAACCTCCCCGAGACGCCCGCCGGCGACCTCGACGAAATCGAATCCAAAATCGACCAACTCCGCGCCGAAAAACAATCGCTCGAATCCGAAGTCAACGAACTCCAGAGCGTCATCGGATTCAACCAAGACCTGCTCGAAGACGCCGGCAACGGCACATTCGACGCGCTTCAAACCAGCGCCGAAAGCGAAGAGGTAACTGACGAACTGCTCCCCGACGACACCGTCACCTGTTGGACCTGCGGCAGCGATGTCGAGGCCGACCAAATCGAAACCACCGTCGAAAAACTCCAAGACCTCAGCAAAGACACTGTCAGCGACATCAACGACCTCGACGCGGAACTCGATGACCTGAAAGAACAACGCCGTGAACGCCAAGACCAACAGCGAACGCGCGAACGCCTCGAGCGTCGCCAGCGAGAACTCGAATCCGAAATCGAAGACACGGAAGACCGAATTGAAACCCTCGCCGAGCGCCGTGACGACCTCCGCGAGGAGATTAAGACCGTCGAAGAAGAGGTCGATGAGTTGGAAGACGAATCCAACGAGGAACTACTCGAATTGCACAAAGAGGCCAACCAGCTTGAGTACGACCTCGGGTCGCTCGAGAGCGACCTCGAACGCGTCGAAGACAACATCTCGTCCATCGAAGAACGGCTCGACGAAGAAAGTGACCTCGAAAGTCGCCGCGAGGACATTAACGACGAAATCGAGGAGCTACGGACGAAGATCGAGCGCATCGAACAGCAAGCCATCGAGGGGTTCAACGAGCACATGGACACGGTGTTGGAGACGCTCGACTACCAGAACATCGCCCGAATCTGGCTCGAACGAACGGAACAGGAAGTTCGCGAGGGCCGGCGAAAGGTGACCAAGAGCGTCTTCGAGTTGCACATCATCCGCCAAACCGAATCGGGGACGACCTACGAGGATTCGATAACGAATCTCTCCGAGAGCGAGCGCGAAGTGACGGGGTTGATTTTCGCCCTCGCGGGCTATCTCGCCCACGAAGTGTACGAAACCGTCCCGTTCATGCTGCTCGATTCCCTGGAAGCAATTGATTCGGACCGCATCAGCCGCCTCGTCGACTACTTCGCCGGCTACAGCGACTTCCTCGTTGTTGCACTGCTGACCGAAGACGCACAAGCACTGGACGACAGCTATCACCGGATTACCGAGATCTAA
- a CDS encoding TATA-box-binding protein, giving the protein MSATMKSIQVENVVASSDIGQELDLETLATDFPTADFNPDNFPGLVYRTQEPKAATLIFRSGKVVCTGANSVDDVTAALEHVFDELRDLSIEVADTPEIEIQNIVSSGDLEHVLNLNAIAIGLGLENVEYEPEQFPGLVYRLDDPNVVVLLFGSGKFVVTGGKHLEDAEDALNVVEEELSELGLLK; this is encoded by the coding sequence ATGAGCGCGACAATGAAGTCAATTCAGGTCGAGAACGTGGTGGCCTCGTCTGATATTGGGCAGGAACTCGATCTCGAAACGCTCGCTACGGACTTCCCAACGGCCGATTTTAACCCCGATAATTTCCCTGGACTCGTCTATCGAACCCAAGAGCCCAAAGCCGCGACGCTCATCTTTCGCTCAGGGAAAGTTGTCTGTACGGGTGCGAACAGCGTAGACGATGTGACAGCAGCTCTTGAGCACGTCTTTGATGAACTCCGTGACTTGAGTATTGAGGTAGCCGATACACCAGAGATCGAAATCCAGAACATCGTTTCTAGCGGGGATCTTGAACACGTACTCAATCTAAATGCGATCGCGATCGGATTAGGACTCGAGAACGTCGAATACGAACCCGAACAGTTTCCGGGACTCGTCTATCGGCTCGATGACCCGAACGTCGTCGTACTTCTCTTTGGGAGTGGCAAATTCGTTGTGACTGGCGGGAAACACCTTGAGGACGCTGAAGATGCTCTCAATGTAGTTGAGGAGGAACTGAGTGAGCTCGGACTGCTTAAGTGA
- a CDS encoding winged helix-turn-helix transcriptional regulator, with protein MTDQPSLTTQEASTDIQELPPSAKLVAKTLEYEGESTQLDLAESTRLPPRTVRYALTQLEEIGVVTARISIMDARQSIYSLELTND; from the coding sequence ATGACTGACCAGCCGTCTCTCACAACGCAGGAGGCCTCTACTGATATCCAGGAACTCCCACCAAGTGCAAAACTCGTCGCAAAAACGCTGGAATACGAGGGCGAAAGTACCCAGTTGGATCTCGCTGAATCGACACGTCTCCCACCACGAACCGTTCGCTATGCGCTTACCCAACTCGAAGAAATCGGCGTCGTCACGGCACGTATCTCAATCATGGATGCCAGACAGAGTATTTACTCCCTTGAACTAACCAATGACTGA
- a CDS encoding MarR family transcriptional regulator, producing MSSGTIDIEEFENADSDEFEERTDTERIVLFLDAHDDRAWKAATIAKRLGMETDAVSAILSRLKERGLVRHKRPYWAITDDDERLQAAYQLHQYHENATEQYGGEDLEALRTSEMEDVQ from the coding sequence ATGTCGAGCGGTACTATCGATATCGAGGAATTCGAGAACGCCGATAGCGACGAATTCGAAGAGCGGACGGATACCGAGCGAATCGTGCTTTTCCTCGATGCACACGACGACCGTGCGTGGAAGGCTGCGACGATCGCCAAGCGACTCGGGATGGAGACGGACGCCGTCAGTGCAATCCTCTCACGACTGAAAGAGCGCGGACTCGTGCGGCATAAGCGTCCGTACTGGGCGATCACCGACGACGACGAGCGGCTTCAAGCCGCCTACCAACTTCACCAGTACCACGAGAATGCAACCGAACAGTACGGCGGGGAGGATCTCGAGGCGTTGCGTACCAGCGAGATGGAGGATGTGCAGTGA